Within the Phaseolus vulgaris cultivar G19833 chromosome 9, P. vulgaris v2.0, whole genome shotgun sequence genome, the region TTGCTGTTGCATGAATGTGCCATCTGAATTAAATGAATGAGTGTGCCGCATATTGAGGGAAATTAAGAAGACTACTTTGCATTCTTCTTTATTGGATTTGTCAAAAAAACAGTGCTTTAAGTTCTCACTTTCTTCAACATGCTTTTCTAGCTAACATTTTCTTCCCTtgcctttttttcctttttgtgaCACGCTTCCATTTTAGTGACATCTGAATTGTTGGTCACTAGGGTAATGTATCTATCTCAGTGCAAGCCAAAATACATTTGACTTAATTAACTTCATAAAGTAAAAACTAAAAGTAAGGTTTTGACTTTGTTAGTAACTGGTAAATGGTGATGGGATATGAACAGGAGAGAACCTTAATTTGTACTTGAGTAAATCACAATTGGCCTTATAAGGGGAGACAGATGTTTTACATGAACCTAAAAACGGTGGTGAATGGTTGACTTAAAGTGCTAATGATGAAGCCTTTGGTAAAGAAGATGAGAAGGTGATAAAAACCAATTAGCATCAATTAATATGTTGATGCAGAGTGTGCCAAACACATCCGATGCAGAAAAACTATTGTGGTTCATCCACTATATGCTATATTCTAATCAATTTAATATACAGAGTTAGAATAAAGCTTTAGTGGGAAGCTGACTCTTAGTCCATCGAAGTTGACAATGGATTATAAAGAGGAATAAGAGCATGAAGCAATGATTCTGAAATTGCTTTTCTATTAAGTCACCTTTATAAGTGGCCATGCTTCCTAAACCATGCCCCTAGTGTAAGTGTTTCTGCTATATTGTTTTTGCTATAATTATGTTTCAGATGACCAAAAGAGAGGTGAAAATGGCTTAACAACTTCACTGGTCAAACCTTATAATAAGAAAGAGTATTGGTCACTATATAGGTCAATAGAAGAAAACTGATAGAAGAAAACTGGTAGAGCATTGCACTCAACTATTAGCAAGTGTGTAAGTTGAAGTACTATGAAACCCGAACACATATAGTTTGTGTATCGAACATTAACACacgtataatatatatatatatatatatatataatacatatggataaagtgtttaatttaaaaatatttgttaaattgttaattttattacgattttaacataattttaaaagaaacatgaatttttcaaatttattatataattttttttataattataaaaataaagaataattttttaaaaattaactattttaaatatttttttaaaaaaataaattcaactatatttattcacataaattttgattatataacttataatatatagatttatatTCGATTTGACGAAGATTACATTACATGATGAAGTGAATGTGTCCGTGTAATGTGTATTATACATAGTTATGAATCACTTTCTCCACATGCCATCATCAATTTTGCCATAATTTATCAGACTTAAACAATGAGTGACTAAAGGGCAAAGATAAAGAAAGCTTTCCACCTTCATTTCCACTTTTACTACTTTTGACACCAACTCACTTTAGCCTTCAAAATTGGTTAAATTCATTATGGATTACTGAAATTTTAGTAATTCAGTGAATATTTAATTTCTCAAATAAACTGACATGGTCCAAATTTAAactgaaattatttaaatattttctttatttttaaaatcggaaatatttttaacttcaCACATATAGTAAATTTAGCAGTGTCTTTTGCCAGTTTTATGGGGAATTGTTATGCACTATTTAGATTAAAGGGAATAGAAATTAATTGTATAATATAACTAATTATGAAAACACATTGATTGTATTTTAGGAAGAAAGAGAATaacttaaatttgaaaaatgattaattatgaaacaattaatttatattttaaaaaatatacatttgtACATATAGACAATAACTAtttgtttaatattatatttatgacACATAAATCATATCATAAATCGTTATTAGTGGTTATaggttattattataaaattcatttatatctcatgataaaaaaaatttaatggtCTGAACCCAACAATACCCCTATAAATAGATGATAACTCTCTCGGTAAAGGGACACAAAGCATCAAAGAGTCTTCTTCAAATGGACCTCCCCCGCTCATTGGGGACCAACTGAAAGCTCGTTCCCGTAATCCTCACTGAGGCATTCCCTAAGTTAATTTCCGGTAGGAACATTTGGCCCAACCGCGGGGCCCTAGTAAAACTTTTACCCAGGACCACCATAACAGTAAACGTACCTTGTCAACATGGGTTCTTCACAAAACAACATGACCACCCAGCTCAAGGCTATCCTCCGAAAGAACAAGGAAAACATGCAAAAGGCAGTGGAGAAAGTCCTTGGACAAATGCAAGAACATATTGAAAGGGATATAACATTCTTGATAGAGCAGCACATGGTGAAATCTAGACAGAATCGAGTTGAGATACAAGCTTGCTTTACAAAATCAATTGGTGGCAAGAAATGACGACCATACTCGGACTGGTAGGAATCCTACCAGTAGTATATGATAGAGTCCCAAGAGTTATCACTTGAACCAGCAAGAACGTACTTCTCCTTACACATATACTCCAAGTTCATCTTGGAGGGAGAATCGTTATGCTCCGACTCCAAGATCATCCTGGAAGGACACTAGTTATGCTCCAACTCCAAGATCATCGTGGAGGGAAACTCAGGAACACGAGCAGATACTATTCAAGGTGGTACCCAATTCTCCTATCGATGAAATGATGAAAGTCAATCTAAAAGGTTTCCACTCTTTTACCTCTGAGGTCATGAGAGCTCAACTACCCTGAAAATGGAAATGGCTGAGCTTGGAAAAATACAACGAGACTTCAGACCCCGAAGGCTCACATCAAAGCATACATGACCCAGGCGAACCTATTCTCGAGAACATGGTCGTACATTGCAAACTCTTTCCAACCACGTTGATGGGGGTGGCCTTAGAATGGTGttattgttgaatcaagtgtgttcaagctttgaagaatccaaaccctttgaaggttgatggaaggcaggatgtgcttgttgttgctgatgtgttttagaataggatctggggtagattatctgtgttaaatccactcttgattgaatcgaaaggttaagcattctcaaaccttttaatcaaaagtgtttttcaagctaagtgaaaaacaacctgttgttttgtcgaaataacctattgttttatacttaggtgtttttagaaaggttgaaaactgtttttgatggttcacttgctgtcaaaccaaaacaaccgattgattcaagcattcaaccgattgtttgttttgggacaataacagaaaattgttttgtgctttgactgagcattaaatgattttataactgattacgctccagttttatatgctttgaccagtctttgattgcaataaatagtttgttcagattatgtaacaaacaagaacttagttttaatcaaagaaaaacatatttgagtttttcactgattttgcttttgaaaagTTGGAGTTTGCTTTGaaattgctttgatcaagagagagtgatataggattttcatcttgtattgatttcagaacttttctgtaacaagtgtaatccttttgtactttgaagaaactctgtgtgtgaagctgagaagtgatatgtgttcttgaggttgtcaagatcaacattctaagtggtgtttgtgctgagccaaatgaagtgtgtgtcttgaggggatcaaggtcacttctttggtggtggtgtaagtaatctagggttgattgcttagtggattccctaatggtttctgggaagactagatgtagctcttggtttaagagtgaaccagtataaacctttgtgttcattctctctatctcttgaactctttaaattcggtttatatttgtgaattggtataaacaaccgattttttttctGGTATTGTGCAAagttgctttgtgtttttggcaaactgatttcttaatcaagttttctcgaagtaatttcattctagacttaaaagtttgcgaaaaccctctttaaaccattcacccccctatagtttaaagccatacattctaataGTTATTCCTTGCTCAAGAATTCCATTAACTCCTTTAACACACTATCTGCATGGTTCTTAGTCAGATTCGCTAATTGCAAATCAATAGTTGCGACATCCACTTCGTTGCACAATGTGGTGCAGGGTGACGAAGAAAGCTTGTGACAATATATGGCACAATTTGCAAAAGCTACATCAAACATTTCTTACCTCCATTGTAGATGCACGCCCTATTGATAAGACTTCGTTCAGGGAAGTTCTTAGACACCCTTTACGTGGATCCTCCCACCAACATGGATGAACTTCGCAGTCAAGTTGCCTGATACATCAACATTGAGGAGAATGTTgatgcaagaagaaaaataatgaaaacctCAGAAGTTTCCACTTCAGAACAATATCCCAAAAGAAAGCGAACCGAGAGATTTGAAGATTATACTCCCTTGAATACAAATCGAGACGTGATCTTGCACAAAGCGTGCAACCTCGGGTTGATGCAACTTCCACCTCCAACAACCAGTCTTCGTCTTCCATCAGTTGACTCGACTAAGAAGTGCATTTATCATCAAAACATGGGCCACATTACGAAAGAATGCTTCAAGGTACGAGATCTAATCGAAGAACTTATCCGATCAGGTGCTCTTGGCCACTTCGTACAACAAGCTTAGCCTGATTTTGGAGAACACTCCCTAAACATCTACGGGAGAAACACCTTTCTGTTTAACTCAAGGTGCAAACTCTATGGTTCCCTTTGAACTTGATGaagtacttttttttcttacctTGGTTTTTTATCTCTAAGAAGGACTTTTTCCGGGGGTAAGGTTTTAATGAGGCTTAttcttttgaaataaatttaatttcctTTTTATACATAACGATTTACAATGATACTATTATTCGAGTTCAAACGAACATCAAGAAACTTATCAAACTTCAACCAAACTGTCAAGTCACAATCCGAGTTCAAACGAACATCGAGAAACTTTATCAAACTTGAACCAAACGATCAAATACTATTGTTCAAGTTCAAACgattattataaataatcaaTACTTAAAATCAAAATGTTTGACCTATGCGAAATCCAAACGGGTCCAAACTAAACTCGTTCATCCTTCAAATTGATCCACATGTACATCttttcgaatttcgagttgagAGGACTTATGTACATATCCCTAATTACGACCATGTACATTCAgacaataattttttgtttaatattatatttaagagaCATAAATCATACCATAAATCGGTTATAAGTTACTAGTGGTTATAAGTTACTATTATAAAATCCATTTATATCTCATGATAactattcaatattttttttaatgatctGAGTCCAACAAGACCTATGAATAAGTGATGACTCTATTATTAAAGGGACACACTAAACTTTATTATATACTAACTCATATTGTTAATAATTTATCATCATTTTTGTGCTCCTATTGACTTAAACATCAAAGAGACTTTTTCAGGTGAACCTCCCCCTCTCATCAGAGACCAACTGAAAGATAGTTTTCACAGTTCTCATCAAGTCACTCTCCAAAATAATTTCCGATAGGAACAATATAAATAACGGTTATatactatataattttttatgggATATGTATTGATTTTTTGGATTGCAAGAATATATTTACACCAATTGTGAacaattttatcctttaatAAATGTAGTGGCAAAATGATAATTGGTGTAACTTTTACTCACCCTCCCTTGCTTTTGATCCTCCCATATGACCACAAattgataaaaacaaataaGGGGTGATAGGAATAATAGATATGTGGCTATTGGTTGCCGAGATGTTAgggaatgaaaagaaaaaaatgaagaaaatgtaaGTGTCGTTTTCATTTGACAGAGTGAGGAAAGTTGGAAATGAAAAATGAGGAATATCCTAAAGTTGTGATTATAGTAGTGTGGAAGCAAGAAAAGGGGATATATATCTTAAATTGATGATGGCTAAACATTAATGATGATGCTTACTTCCAACGATCTGCGTGTGTAGTTTTGGTTGTAATAATTGAAATTTGGGCATAGATATATGGATGAAAAGAAATGAACAATTGCTTTCCTTCATAAAAGGGAAAGGGCAAAAAGGAAAAGATAGGAAAAGCCAAAAGTAACAAAGAGTGCAATGGGAAGGAGAAGGACATAGCCACTGCTATTGTTTTTGGCATTGAAGGGTCCCATCCCAACTCATCTTAATCACAAAGTGTGGCTTGTATTAGATTCAACCTTACAAAATATCTAGGTGTTTTCAGGTGCGACCGTGACTCATTAAGTGCACAAGTTGGActagtttttatatataagaaCACTATTCACTCATTATATCCAACACTATCCTTtaatcaaaatgaataatttCAACCAACCTAATGTATCTAACTGTCATCATTCATTTGTGCCAAAGTGTtagttttaatagttttttatccTCTGTTCTGATGATGATAATGCATATATTTTTCGTTGTTCATATCATGtatcttttttaataaattaattacatcTAATTATATAATTGTTCATGttatatgatattattattattattttaaaactgCTACCATATCTAATGGAAGAaactaattttcttaaaatataactaaattaaaattatttaaatcaataaaataaatttgagaaaaaatagCTAAGAAATTATTAAACCACAATTTTATTACTTTCTAAATGAATTTAACAGTTATGTATTAAAGAGAAAGTTTAACACcttatttaaatgttaaaaatagtTAGGTATAAAATATAGTCTAATTTTATTGGTAAAACTTGGTAAGACGATAATTTTACAATGGATTATTTAAGATGTAAGTATTTATGTAAAAGATGGtacaataatttatgattttactttttttaacattttttaacatttGATTACTAACAAATGATTGGTTAATAAGCATATAGAAGAAAGTTAACATTGTACTTCacaataatatttatacttattttaagtTGAGAATGTTTGTAACTTTGGTCTCttaaaaaatctataaaatgtGTAAGTTATaaagttaatataaaaaatctttGAGTTAAATCAAAGTTTTCCTCTAAAATTCTCCAACACTAAGCATTGACAACTTTGAAAGGTTATATGTTTCGTACGAGTCTACACAAGTAGGCAAAGTCAAGCCAAGATAAATTACTTAAGATAGAtaattatatatagtttttGGAAAGATTATAAAAAGGAGAAAAGACCATTTAATGTAATGCTTCCTACCGAAGCAAACTCGTCAATCATAAAAAAGACATTAAAAAGAATTTTAACGGTTAAATGTCTATAAACAATATCTCAACTATTACTATCTTCAATAGCCTGTATAAAGTAATTTAAGGAGAAGAAGAATGATAGAGACTATATGATATATAATAAGGAAACATTGCTAAAAATTGTGAGTCAACAAACAACTTCAAGAAGAACATTGTTAGTGTTCACCTTAGCAAGCTATAAAAGATAATATCAATCTTATATTCGTGAATGAAGTTACTGGAAAATGGTTATGAGCTGAAAAAATACTCATTAAAGGATAAAAGATATTTATAAGAGTTAACTAAAAATAACTACAACTTCAACGAAATACTTTTATTGTACTTCACAACCTTACTTTGCTTAAGattgataattaaatataatataatatgtttCGATATATAAACTACTATTTAAAAACAAGtgtattattttctttgttatACTTGGATTGTTGTTTAGTAAGCATGTGcaactaaattttttaaataattaaatcaattaaatacTAAAGTTACGTTTCTAACACTAAAGAAAGtactattaattaattacttagttatacaaaagtaaataaatttaatttagtaaCTATAACCATAACCAGAAGATTTAAAATTATCTCATGAATATTCTCTCTCAgatatttttgcaaaaaaatatgcttaaaatttttgaaaaaaaaaagtcaactctcttttcttttatttttctttattttcacaTTATGAATGATTGTTTAgccttaaaaataataattaatatttaaaatataattccaACCAAACATGTACAAAgttaatttttcaatcaatgaCTCCCACTTACTTTGATGTGATTTGGGAAAAATTGGACACGTTTTCGTCATTTTAATCTTAATAGAATTATATTCATGTAAAGCGCAGTAAGAATTATATATTACTCTCAAAGGAACAGAGTTTGAAAACACTGCATTTCATTAAATTAATGGCAAGTAAAACTTTCGTGTTTGAATATCGTAggtgttttcaataaaaaatataaaaaaaattaaactgaTTCCTTAATTGTCCATAACAATTTTAAAGGATCTTTCTTctttaatgtataattttttttaattatattttaaaattaaaataactacaTAGGCAGTTCAATAACAGAGCACATTGTTAATAATtcacatttaaaattaaagttaatatttttctcaaaaaCTAGATTAGCAGTAGTGCACACATTTAAGTgtgaaattaattatttgtccttaaattaaaaactcaaatttatgcGAATTATCATGATGAGAATATTATGAAAtccaatcttataaaatttgaaacgaaaaataaagaaaaaaataataattttaatattttacgcCACCAAATTTTTAAAGTCGTTatcataaaaacaaattattttaaaagctAATTAAATCCCTATAAAGAAGCAAAATTTCTTGTTGGCGACCAATAGAGGAAGGTTTCCGTCAGCAACTGCGAATGTTTACTTGTGTGCATACGATAACGAAATCTTTCCTGTAACACAGTAACAGTAGCTTTCTTTTTCCAGTTTTATTACATAGTTGTATTATCCAAACAAATTTATATGAAAAGATTGAGAAAAACTATTCTTGTGGTCCATGTTTTGTGCTAGTTGTTGAGATCCTTGGTGCAGAAAAAGTACAGCTAGCTGGCATACTTTAGATGCAAGTTTATCCTCACGAGTCCCAAAGGAGGGTTTAACTCAAAAGTTCTTCATTCTCATTCCATTATACTTCCACAATTCTATTGTACCCTCATCACCATGCAACAGTGGGAATAACTTTTCAGGACAAAACAAGCTATACAACGTCTAATGCTTTGTTTCAGTTGTTATAAATTCcaaagtttaattattttaagcTTTCTAACAAGACATGTGATATGGGTCTGATAAGAGTATCCACTACTTTCGCATATTGGCTTATGTGcttatttatattcattttattttttacctcTTTTGAAAAAGCAGATACCTGATGTTATTTCAGACTCGCAGATATAGCAAACTATCcacaaattttccagaaacatgAAAAACAAAGGAAGTCTCATTTTCCATTCTGATATGAAAGTTCAAAATACAGAAGCTCTGAATTTTTATACATGGTAAAGACCTTTTTCCATCTCTAGCAAGTATTTtcacatatatatttatatatgtacaCCAACTCAAACTCACCAAACTAAGTACataaaaaaagggaaaaaaaaacaatatagtGTGACTGACATGAAAGACAGAAATTAGTTGCCACTTCCCACCTCGACCAACTAAACCCTCCTAGTAGATTAGTTGCCCCTACCTATGCTGACCAAATCCGAGACTACCAACCTTCACTTCATGTCCAAACACCCACTGCTGAAAGATGGTCACCGTCTCTTTTGGAAGTGCTGACTCAAGAGTTCTCATGAAAGTTAAGGGATCTAGACAGGGCTGCAGGGTTGGCCCTCAACACAGGAGAGGTTTCAACGACACGGTCTTTCTCATCTTTCTTTGATTGGAACCCCTTGAACATGCCAGCCCCACTCACACACTCGTTCTTGATCCCTAAAGTTGCCCATATAGAACTCTTTGCAGCCTCACTGGGGTCATCGATTCTCAAAGTTTTTGGCACCAAGACAGATCCGTTTCTCTGCCTCGAAGGTTCCTCGTGCAGATGCTCTTGCCTCGCCACATCATCGTCCCTCGAGTGTTTCCCAAGAGTAGGAGAATTTGGACCAGAACCCGGAGACCTTGGAGCTGGAGCAGCATGGTTCTGTGAGTGTGTGGGAAACCATGGAATATTCCAAAATGCATGAGGGTAGAATGACATGGGAAACCCTGGAGGGCACAAAGCAGGTGGTGAGGGAACCCCGGAGTTCCAAGGATAAGCCCAAGGAACGGTGGAGATGCACGGAacatggtgatgatgatgatgtatGAAACCGTTGTTGTTTGGCATCAGTGATTCTTGTGACGTGCTTTTCCCACTTTCTTCATTGGAAACGGTAATGGATGATGCACTTGAGCAGTCGTCATCTTTGTTTCTTTGATCCTCGTTGGAGTGAAACCCGTTTCTTGTTTTCTTCTCTGCGAGGTTGAGGACCGATGCCATGGAATCACAAATTGGAGGGTCTAAACCAAAGCTGAGGACTCTCCCATTGGGCTTCAAAAGATGAGTCCCGTTTGGGGAATCGATTCTTGCAGCTTGGAGTGCTTCAGAGATTGTGATATGGCGATAGTGAGAGGCTGAGTTTTTGTTCTTTCTCCTCCCTGCACCCACCGGCACGTTTCGCATGGTGCCCCCGGCGGTCCAGTACCTTTGGCACGCTTTGCAGAAGTAACGTGGTTGGTTCACATTGTAGTTGTTGTAGTAACAGAACTTGGTGTCCATGCTATTGCAGC harbors:
- the LOC137820592 gene encoding cyclic dof factor 1-like, with translation MLENKDPAIRLFGQKIAFSGEPDARTIAAVEIAWPPPPMVVVRVAEEEEEEDDDVADSEAEDDENKDKDPPEEVSEKTKEADLPPNAADCKKTPEGIQNPNTPSIDEESAKSKSNKSENDQTDPTTASATTTNSQDNNKALKKPDKILPCPRCNSMDTKFCYYNNYNVNQPRYFCKACQRYWTAGGTMRNVPVGAGRRKNKNSASHYRHITISEALQAARIDSPNGTHLLKPNGRVLSFGLDPPICDSMASVLNLAEKKTRNGFHSNEDQRNKDDDCSSASSITVSNEESGKSTSQESLMPNNNGFIHHHHHHVPCISTVPWAYPWNSGVPSPPALCPPGFPMSFYPHAFWNIPWFPTHSQNHAAPAPRSPGSGPNSPTLGKHSRDDDVARQEHLHEEPSRQRNGSVLVPKTLRIDDPSEAAKSSIWATLGIKNECVSGAGMFKGFQSKKDEKDRVVETSPVLRANPAALSRSLNFHENS